Proteins from a genomic interval of Panthera tigris isolate Pti1 chromosome A2, P.tigris_Pti1_mat1.1, whole genome shotgun sequence:
- the PRKAG2 gene encoding 5'-AMP-activated protein kinase subunit gamma-2 isoform X11: MRFMRSHKCYDIVPTSSKLVVFDTTLQVKKAFFALVANGVRAAPLWESKKQSFVGMLTITDFINILHRYYKSPMVQIYELEEHKIETWRELYLQETFKPLVNISPDASLFDAVYSLIKNKIHRLPVIDPISGNALYILTHKRILKFLQLFMSDMPKPAFMKQNLDALGIGTYHNIAFIHPDTPIIKALNVFVERRVSALPVVDESGKVVDIYSKFDVINLAAEKTYNNLDITVTQALQHRSQYFEGVVKCSKLEILETIVDRIVRAEVHRLVVVNEADSIVGIISLSDILQALILTPAGPGTQIRSGLLCL; the protein is encoded by the exons ATGCGCTTCATGAGGTCACACAAGTGTTACGACATCGTTCCCACCAGTTCAAAGCTTGTGGTGTTTGATACAACGTTACAA GTGAAAAAGGCCTTCTTTGCCTTAGTAGCCAATGGTGTCCGAGCAGCGCCGCTGTGGGAGAGTAAGAAACAAAGTTTTGTAG GAATGCTAACAATTACAGATTTCATAAATATACTACATAGATACTATAAATCACCCATG GTACAGATCTATGAATTAGAGGAACATAAGATTGAAACATGGAGGG AGCTTTATTTACAAGAAACATTTAAGCCTTTAGTGAATATATCTCCAGATGCAAG CCTCTTCGATGCTGTATACTCgttgatcaaaaataaaatccacagatTGCCAGTTATTGACCCTATCAGTGGGAATGCACTTTATATACTTACCCACAAAAGAATCCTCAAGTTCCTCCAGCTTTTT ATGTCTGATATGCCAAAGCCTGCCTTCATGAAGCAGAACCTAGACGCCCTTGGCATCGGGACCTACCACAACATCGCCTTCATCCACCCGGACACTCCCATCATTAAAGCCTTGAACGTCTTTGTAGAAAGACGAGTGTCGGCCTTGCCTGTGGTGGATGAGTCAG gaaaagTTGTAGATATTTATTCCAAATTTGATGTCATT AACCTTGCTGCTGAGAAGACGTACAATAACCTAGATATCACAGTGACCCAGGCCCTTCAGCACCGCTCACAGTACTTTGAGGGCGTCGTGAAGTGCAGTAAGCTGGAAATACTGGAGACCATCGTGGACAGAATAGTGCGGGCCGAG GTGCATCGGCTGGTGGTAGTAAATGAAGCAGATAGCATCGTGGGTATTATCTCCCTGTCAGACATTCTGCAGGCCCTGATACTCACGCCCGCAG
- the PRKAG2 gene encoding 5'-AMP-activated protein kinase subunit gamma-2 isoform X10 — protein sequence MLEKFELEEEEDSESGVYMRFMRSHKCYDIVPTSSKLVVFDTTLQVKKAFFALVANGVRAAPLWESKKQSFVGMLTITDFINILHRYYKSPMVQIYELEEHKIETWRELYLQETFKPLVNISPDASLFDAVYSLIKNKIHRLPVIDPISGNALYILTHKRILKFLQLFMSDMPKPAFMKQNLDALGIGTYHNIAFIHPDTPIIKALNVFVERRVSALPVVDESGKVVDIYSKFDVINLAAEKTYNNLDITVTQALQHRSQYFEGVVKCSKLEILETIVDRIVRAEVHRLVVVNEADSIVGIISLSDILQALILTPAGPGTQIRSGLLCL from the exons AAGACTCAGAGAGTGGCGTCTACATGCGCTTCATGAGGTCACACAAGTGTTACGACATCGTTCCCACCAGTTCAAAGCTTGTGGTGTTTGATACAACGTTACAA GTGAAAAAGGCCTTCTTTGCCTTAGTAGCCAATGGTGTCCGAGCAGCGCCGCTGTGGGAGAGTAAGAAACAAAGTTTTGTAG GAATGCTAACAATTACAGATTTCATAAATATACTACATAGATACTATAAATCACCCATG GTACAGATCTATGAATTAGAGGAACATAAGATTGAAACATGGAGGG AGCTTTATTTACAAGAAACATTTAAGCCTTTAGTGAATATATCTCCAGATGCAAG CCTCTTCGATGCTGTATACTCgttgatcaaaaataaaatccacagatTGCCAGTTATTGACCCTATCAGTGGGAATGCACTTTATATACTTACCCACAAAAGAATCCTCAAGTTCCTCCAGCTTTTT ATGTCTGATATGCCAAAGCCTGCCTTCATGAAGCAGAACCTAGACGCCCTTGGCATCGGGACCTACCACAACATCGCCTTCATCCACCCGGACACTCCCATCATTAAAGCCTTGAACGTCTTTGTAGAAAGACGAGTGTCGGCCTTGCCTGTGGTGGATGAGTCAG gaaaagTTGTAGATATTTATTCCAAATTTGATGTCATT AACCTTGCTGCTGAGAAGACGTACAATAACCTAGATATCACAGTGACCCAGGCCCTTCAGCACCGCTCACAGTACTTTGAGGGCGTCGTGAAGTGCAGTAAGCTGGAAATACTGGAGACCATCGTGGACAGAATAGTGCGGGCCGAG GTGCATCGGCTGGTGGTAGTAAATGAAGCAGATAGCATCGTGGGTATTATCTCCCTGTCAGACATTCTGCAGGCCCTGATACTCACGCCCGCAG
- the PRKAG2 gene encoding 5'-AMP-activated protein kinase subunit gamma-2 isoform X9, with product MLEKFELEEEAEDSESGVYMRFMRSHKCYDIVPTSSKLVVFDTTLQVKKAFFALVANGVRAAPLWESKKQSFVGMLTITDFINILHRYYKSPMVQIYELEEHKIETWRELYLQETFKPLVNISPDASLFDAVYSLIKNKIHRLPVIDPISGNALYILTHKRILKFLQLFMSDMPKPAFMKQNLDALGIGTYHNIAFIHPDTPIIKALNVFVERRVSALPVVDESGKVVDIYSKFDVINLAAEKTYNNLDITVTQALQHRSQYFEGVVKCSKLEILETIVDRIVRAEVHRLVVVNEADSIVGIISLSDILQALILTPAGPGTQIRSGLLCL from the exons cagAAGACTCAGAGAGTGGCGTCTACATGCGCTTCATGAGGTCACACAAGTGTTACGACATCGTTCCCACCAGTTCAAAGCTTGTGGTGTTTGATACAACGTTACAA GTGAAAAAGGCCTTCTTTGCCTTAGTAGCCAATGGTGTCCGAGCAGCGCCGCTGTGGGAGAGTAAGAAACAAAGTTTTGTAG GAATGCTAACAATTACAGATTTCATAAATATACTACATAGATACTATAAATCACCCATG GTACAGATCTATGAATTAGAGGAACATAAGATTGAAACATGGAGGG AGCTTTATTTACAAGAAACATTTAAGCCTTTAGTGAATATATCTCCAGATGCAAG CCTCTTCGATGCTGTATACTCgttgatcaaaaataaaatccacagatTGCCAGTTATTGACCCTATCAGTGGGAATGCACTTTATATACTTACCCACAAAAGAATCCTCAAGTTCCTCCAGCTTTTT ATGTCTGATATGCCAAAGCCTGCCTTCATGAAGCAGAACCTAGACGCCCTTGGCATCGGGACCTACCACAACATCGCCTTCATCCACCCGGACACTCCCATCATTAAAGCCTTGAACGTCTTTGTAGAAAGACGAGTGTCGGCCTTGCCTGTGGTGGATGAGTCAG gaaaagTTGTAGATATTTATTCCAAATTTGATGTCATT AACCTTGCTGCTGAGAAGACGTACAATAACCTAGATATCACAGTGACCCAGGCCCTTCAGCACCGCTCACAGTACTTTGAGGGCGTCGTGAAGTGCAGTAAGCTGGAAATACTGGAGACCATCGTGGACAGAATAGTGCGGGCCGAG GTGCATCGGCTGGTGGTAGTAAATGAAGCAGATAGCATCGTGGGTATTATCTCCCTGTCAGACATTCTGCAGGCCCTGATACTCACGCCCGCAG